The genomic interval GGGACTGCCGATCTTCCTGATCGTCACCATCGCCGGGCTCGGCGCTGTCGGCGCGGGACTGTTCACCGGTCTCGTTTTCGCGGGGCCGCTCAACGTGATTCCCGTGCTGTGGCCCGGTTTGCAGAACCTGGCCCAGGTGCTGCCGTCGCTGGGCGGCATCGCCTTCGGCGGCGGCGTGCTCCGCGAGGGCGCCATCGGCCCGATGCGCAAGGACTGGTTCCCGATGCTGCGCGACCGGATCGTCGGTCCCGCACTGATTCTCGTGCTGCTCGCGCTGTGGGCCCTGCGGCTGCTCGACACCATCGACGGCTGGATGTTCACCGCGGGAGCCGTGGTGGCCGCCATCGCCGCCCGGCTCTGGCACCGGGCCAGGACCCGGCCGGAACCCGGACCGGCGGAGGTGCCGGTGGAGTGGTGGGGCATCAAGCGCCCGTGGAATTCGAAGGACGGGGAGGTGCTCGATCGTGCCGTCGCTACTGGAAGTTGACGATGTCACCGTCGTGTTCGGCGGCAATCGCGCGCTCGACGGCGCGGGGCTGCGGGCCGAACGCGGCGCGGTGACCGGCTTGATCGGCCCCAACGGCGCCGGGAAGAGCACGCTGTTCGACGTGATCTGCGGGCTGCGCAAACCGACCACCGGGCGGGTGGCGATCGGCGGCGCGGACGTCACCCGGCTCGGGCCGTCGCGGCGCTCGCGGCACGGGCTGGCGCGCACGTTCCAGCGGCTGGAGTTGTTCGGGCGCTTGACCGTTCGCGACAACCTGCTGGTCGCGGCCGAACTCGGGCGGCACCGGCGGCAGGCGGCCGGAATCGTCGGCGAGATCATCGAGCGGCTCGGCCTGCACGAGGTGGCCGATACCTCCGCCGACGACCTGCCCACCGGCACCGCGCGGCTGGTGGAGGTGGGGCGGGCCGTCGCGGCGCGCCCGAGCCTGATCCTGCTGGACGAGCCCGCCGCGGGCCAGGACCACACCGAGACCGAGCGATTCGGTGACCTGCTGCGCTCGCTCGCCGACGACGGCACCGCGGTGCTGCTCGTCGAACACGACATGGGCCTGGTGATGAACGTCTGCGACGAAGTGTTCGTGCTGGATCTCGGCAAGGTCATCGCCTCCGGCCCGCCCGCGGTGATCCGCGAGGACGAGGTCGTGCTGGCGGCCTATCTGGGGGACGTATGAACGTCCGGAGTGAGCTCGGAACCACCACGGCCGCAACGGGATCGGCCGCGCCGAACCTGGTCGCCCTGTGCGAGGCGCGGGCCGCCTACGACGCCATCACCGTGCTGCACGGTGTAAATCTGGAGGTCGCGTCCGGGCAGGTGGTCGCGCTGCTGGGACCCAACGGCGCGGGCAAGACCACCGCGCTGAAGGTGATCGCCGGTATCCACCCGATCACCTCGGGGCGGCTGCTGCTCGGCGGGCGCGATGTGACCGGCGCGCCACCGCGTGATCTCGCGCGGGCGGGGGTGTGCCTGATCCCGGAGGGCCGCGGCGTCTTCCCGAACCTCACGGTGCGCGACAACCTGCTGATGATGACCTTCACCGGCCGCCCGCGCGCCGAGATCGAGGAGATCGCGTTCACCCGGTTCCCCATCCTCGGCAAACGGGCGGGGCAGATCGCCGGGACCCTGTCCGGCGGTGAACAGCAGATGCTGGCACTGGCCCGCGGACTGGCCACCGATCCCGCGGTGCTGCTGCTCGACGAACTCTCAATGGGCCTGGCGCCCTTGGTCGTCGGGCAGCTCTACGAGCAGGTGGCCGAGATCGCCCGGCAGGGTGTCGCGGTGCTCGTGGTCGAACAGTTCGCCGCCGCGGTGCTGGGCATCGTCGACCACGCCGCCGTGCTGGTGCGCGGGCGGGTCTCACGGCGAGGACATCCGGACGCGATCCGCGACGAATTGGCAGCCCTCTACCTAGGAAGTTCGAGATGACCGAAGCACGCGCGGACCGGTTCGTCCGCGAATTGCGAGAACTGAAGATTCCCGATCCCGCCGCCGGGCGGTCCGGACTGTGGCTGCGCCTGGGCGTCGTGCTCATGGTGGCCGGGCCGGTGCTCGCGGTGCTGGCGTACGTCATGTCGCACGGCACCACCGATCCGCTGGCCCAGCGCGACGCCATCACCCTGGCCCTGGGCGGGGTAGCCGTGAGCGTGGTGGGTGCGGCGCTGTTCCTGCGCTATTCCCTGACGAATTTCCTGCGGTTCTGGCTGGCCCGGCAGTCCCACGATCTGGACGAACTCGGAAACCGAGTGGCGGGCAGCGAGATTCGGCTCGACGGCGTCACCTCGGCGTCCTGAGTCGCGCCGCCGGCCGGCGGCGGGTGTACCGAGATGGAGGTGTGGAGGTGTCCGATGACACGACCGCGGCGGGCATGAGTTTCGACCTGTCGGAGGACCAGGAGCTGATCCGGTCGTCGGTGGCCGAACTGTGCCGCAAGTTCGACGACCAGTACTGGCTGCAGAAGGACCGGGACCACGAATTCCCGACGGAGTTCTACCAGGCCATCGCCGCGGGCGGCTGGCTGGGCCTGACCATTCCGGAGGAGGACGGCGGGCACGGGCTCGGGATCACCGAGGCCACCCTGCTGGCCGAGGAGGTCTCGCGCTCCGGCGGCGGCATGAACGCCGCCAGCTCCATCCACATGTCGATCTTCGGGATGCAGCCGGTGGTGGTGCACGGATCGGAGGAACTCAAGCAGCGGACGCTGCCGCGGGTGGCCACCGGCGACCTGCACGTGTGTTTCGGCGTGACGGAACCCGGTGCGGGACTGGACACTCCGCGCATCACGACGTTCGCGCGCCGCGACGGCGACCACTACGTCGTCAACGGGCGCAAGGTGTGGATCTCGAAAGCCGTGGAGTCGGAGAAGATCCTGCTGCTCGCGCGGACGCAGAGCTACGCCGAGGTCACCAAGAAGACCGACGGCATGACGCTGTTCCTCACCGATATCGACCGCGCGCACATCGACATCCGGCCGATCGCCAAGATGGGCCGCAACGCCGTCACCTCCAACGAGGTCTTCATCGACGACCTGCGCATCCCCGTGGCGGATCGGGTCGGCGAGGAAGGCCAGGGCTTCCGGTACCTGCTCGACGGGCTCAACCCCGAGCGCATGCTGATCGCCGCCGAGGCGCTCGGGCTGGGCCGGGTGGCGCTGGACCGGGCCGTGCGGTACGCCAAGGAGCGAGTCGTGTTCGACCGGCCGATCGGCAAGAACCAGGCCATCCAGTTCCCGCTGGCCGACTCGCTGGCCCGGCTGGATGCCGCCGAACTCATCCTGCGCAAGGCGACCTGGCGCTACGACAACGGGAAATCCTGTGGGCGCGAGGCGAATACGGCGAAATACCTGTGCGCCGACGCCGGATTCACCGCCGCCGACCGCGCGCTGCAGACGCACGGTGGCATGGGCTACGCGGAGGAGTACCACGTGTCGCGCTACTTCCGGGAGGCGCGCGTGATGCGCATCGCCCCGGTCAGCCAAGAAATGATCTTGAACTATCTGGGTTCGCACACCCTGGGAATGCCGAGGAGCTACTGATGACCCAGCAGGGACTGTTCGACCTCACCGGGCGCTCCGCGTTGGTCACCGGCGCGGCCGGTGGCATCGGCTCGGCCGTGGCGCAGGCGCTGGCCACCGCCGGCGGGGGCGTGCTGGTCACCGACCGTGACGGCGATGCCGCCGCGGCCGTCGCGGAGAAGATCACCGGGAACGGCGGCACGGCAGCGAGTTTCGCGTTCGACGTGACCGATCGGGACGCGGCCGACGCCGCCGTCGAGCGGGCTGCCGCGCTCACCGGCGGGGTGCTGCACATCGTGGTGAACAATGCCGGGGTCACCGCGCCCGCGATGTTCCCCAAGACCACCGCCGAATCGGTGCGGCGGCTGTTCGACATTCACGCGCTGGGCACGATCAACTGCACGCAGGCCGCGCTGGCCTACCTGCCCACCGACGGCACCGGGCGGGTCATCAACGTCACCTCCGCCGCCGGGCTGGTGGGCACGCTCGGCCAGGTGAACTACTCGGCCGCCAAGGCCGCCATCATCGGCATCACCAAATCACTGGCGAAAGAGCTGGCGCGCAAGAACATTCTGGTCAACGCGCTCGCCCCGCTGGCCGCGACGCCGATGACCGAGACCATCCGCACCGACGAGAAGTTCTCCGGGCCGATGCTCGACCGGATCCTGTTGCGGCGCTGGGCCGAACCGGAGGAGGTGGCGGGCGCGTTCGTGTTCCTCGCCTCCGACGCGGCCTCGTTCATCACCGGGCAGGTGCTGCCGGTGGACGGCGGCACGGTGATCTGATGGGCGACCACACCGGTGGCCCGCTGGCCGGGATCACGGTCGTCGCCCTGGAACAGGCGGTGTCCGCGCCGATGTGCACGCGGACGCTGGCCGATTTCGGCGCCCGGGTGATCAAGGTGGAGAACCCGGCCGGTGGTGATTTCGCCCGGTACTACGACGACGTGGTGCACGGGCAGGCCGCGCACTTCGTGTGGGTGAACCGGGGCAAGGAATCGGTGACTCTGGATCTGAAAACCGAAGCGGGAGTGGGTCTGCTGCATCGGCTGCTGGAGCGGGCCGACGTGCTGGTGTCCAATCTGGCGCCCGGTGCGACCGCGCGCCTGGGGCTGGCGTCGGCCGATCTCGCTGTGCGTTACCCCGATCTGATCGCGGTGGAGATCGATGGTTTCGGGGCCGGTGGGCCGCTGTCCCACAAGCGGGCCTACGACTTGCTGGTGCAGGCGGAGTCCGGGGTGTGCGCGGTGACCGGCACCGCC from Nocardia wallacei carries:
- a CDS encoding ABC transporter ATP-binding protein, with the translated sequence MPSLLEVDDVTVVFGGNRALDGAGLRAERGAVTGLIGPNGAGKSTLFDVICGLRKPTTGRVAIGGADVTRLGPSRRSRHGLARTFQRLELFGRLTVRDNLLVAAELGRHRRQAAGIVGEIIERLGLHEVADTSADDLPTGTARLVEVGRAVAARPSLILLDEPAAGQDHTETERFGDLLRSLADDGTAVLLVEHDMGLVMNVCDEVFVLDLGKVIASGPPAVIREDEVVLAAYLGDV
- a CDS encoding ABC transporter ATP-binding protein, with amino-acid sequence MNVRSELGTTTAATGSAAPNLVALCEARAAYDAITVLHGVNLEVASGQVVALLGPNGAGKTTALKVIAGIHPITSGRLLLGGRDVTGAPPRDLARAGVCLIPEGRGVFPNLTVRDNLLMMTFTGRPRAEIEEIAFTRFPILGKRAGQIAGTLSGGEQQMLALARGLATDPAVLLLDELSMGLAPLVVGQLYEQVAEIARQGVAVLVVEQFAAAVLGIVDHAAVLVRGRVSRRGHPDAIRDELAALYLGSSR
- a CDS encoding acyl-CoA dehydrogenase family protein, translating into MSFDLSEDQELIRSSVAELCRKFDDQYWLQKDRDHEFPTEFYQAIAAGGWLGLTIPEEDGGHGLGITEATLLAEEVSRSGGGMNAASSIHMSIFGMQPVVVHGSEELKQRTLPRVATGDLHVCFGVTEPGAGLDTPRITTFARRDGDHYVVNGRKVWISKAVESEKILLLARTQSYAEVTKKTDGMTLFLTDIDRAHIDIRPIAKMGRNAVTSNEVFIDDLRIPVADRVGEEGQGFRYLLDGLNPERMLIAAEALGLGRVALDRAVRYAKERVVFDRPIGKNQAIQFPLADSLARLDAAELILRKATWRYDNGKSCGREANTAKYLCADAGFTAADRALQTHGGMGYAEEYHVSRYFREARVMRIAPVSQEMILNYLGSHTLGMPRSY
- a CDS encoding SDR family NAD(P)-dependent oxidoreductase; the encoded protein is MTQQGLFDLTGRSALVTGAAGGIGSAVAQALATAGGGVLVTDRDGDAAAAVAEKITGNGGTAASFAFDVTDRDAADAAVERAAALTGGVLHIVVNNAGVTAPAMFPKTTAESVRRLFDIHALGTINCTQAALAYLPTDGTGRVINVTSAAGLVGTLGQVNYSAAKAAIIGITKSLAKELARKNILVNALAPLAATPMTETIRTDEKFSGPMLDRILLRRWAEPEEVAGAFVFLASDAASFITGQVLPVDGGTVI